The Trueperaceae bacterium genome includes the window TGTTCAGCGACACGCCACTCGCGAACTACCAAGAACTGCTCGCTCGCTTCCACTTTGGAAGGTATCTTGCGAACTCCGCCTTCATCTCCACCACCGCCGCCCTTGGGCAACTCGTCACCTGCTCGCTCGCGGGATTCGCATTCGCACGCCTGACGTTCCGGGGGAGCCGCCTGCTCTTTGCCTCGGTGTTGCTGACGATGCTCGTTCCCGTGGAGGTGACCATCATTCCTGAATTCCTGTTGATGGTCGAGCTGGGTTGGCTCGATACGTATTTGCCGCTCATCGTTCCGTCACTGATGGTTGGGGCCTTCGGCACATTCCTCCTCACCGAATTCTTCAAGACCGTCCCTCGTGACCTGGAGGATGCAGCAACGCTCGATGGGGCCGGCGTGTTCGGCGTGTACTGGCACGTGTTCCTTCCCGCTGCACGTCCCGCCCTTGCAAGCTTGTTCGTGATTGCCTTCATCACGAACTGGAACGAGCTCTTGCGCGCCGTGTTGTACGTCTCGAAGTCCGACCTGCGAACCGTGCCACTCGGCCTCACGGCGCTGCAAGGCCAATACGAGTCAAGTTGGACGCTGTTGATGGCTGGGTCGGTGTTATCGGTTCTACCGATGATTCTCGTGTACTTGCTGGCTCAACGGCACATCGTCCGCGGCTTCGTCACGTCGGGCTTGAAGTGACGAGGGTGACCACGCCGCGCGTCGAGCTGCTCGACATCCACAGGTCGTACCCGGCGAGCGTGCCCCCGGCATGGTGAACGTCCAGATCAAGGCGCGCCCTGTTCCATCGGGCGGTTGGGTCACGGCACTGACGTTTGCGGCGACCACCGTGACACCGATGCGCGTGCGCGACCGCGCACCCATTCGCGCATCGGAGTACGCGCATCACCTCGCGGCGCTCGCAGGGCGAGCCGTAACCGTGACGAGCCTTCCGCCCACCCATTTGCCCGCCCCGGCGCGGGCGCGGGATGCGGCATTCGAGCTGACGGGCGCGCACGTTACATCGCTCCGTTCGCTTCTGCGCGCCGCCTTGGCAGCGGGAAGCAGCGCGCCCACCGATTTGCAGGAACTGGTTCATCGTGCACGTGCACGTGGCC containing:
- a CDS encoding carbohydrate ABC transporter permease codes for the protein FSDTPLANYQELLARFHFGRYLANSAFISTTAALGQLVTCSLAGFAFARLTFRGSRLLFASVLLTMLVPVEVTIIPEFLLMVELGWLDTYLPLIVPSLMVGAFGTFLLTEFFKTVPRDLEDAATLDGAGVFGVYWHVFLPAARPALASLFVIAFITNWNELLRAVLYVSKSDLRTVPLGLTALQGQYESSWTLLMAGSVLSVLPMILVYLLAQRHIVRGFVTSGLK